A section of the Kribbella sp. HUAS MG21 genome encodes:
- a CDS encoding TetR/AcrR family transcriptional regulator has translation MSEALKAPQQDRSRATRQRLLEAAVESLAEVGYAATTVSVVAARAGVSRGAAQHHFPTRADLFAAAVEYMTEVRLAEIRAQAARLPSGAGRTEAIVGMLADVYTGPLFRAALHLWVAASTEEPLRQQIVRLEAHVGRQAHRALLEVLEVSERTPGVRETVQGVLDMARGLGLADLLTDDSARRRGIVRQWSRILDQALRDPGV, from the coding sequence GTGAGTGAGGCCCTGAAGGCGCCTCAACAGGACCGCAGCCGCGCGACCCGGCAGCGGTTGCTGGAGGCGGCGGTCGAGTCGCTGGCCGAGGTCGGGTACGCCGCGACGACGGTTTCGGTCGTCGCGGCGCGGGCCGGGGTGTCGCGGGGTGCGGCGCAGCACCACTTCCCGACCCGGGCCGACCTGTTCGCGGCAGCTGTCGAGTACATGACCGAGGTACGGCTGGCGGAGATCCGCGCCCAGGCTGCCCGGTTGCCGAGTGGTGCCGGGCGGACCGAGGCGATCGTCGGGATGCTGGCCGACGTGTACACCGGCCCGCTGTTCCGCGCGGCCCTGCACCTGTGGGTGGCCGCGTCGACGGAAGAGCCGTTGCGGCAGCAGATCGTGCGGCTGGAGGCACATGTAGGGCGGCAAGCGCACAGGGCGTTGCTGGAAGTGCTCGAGGTCAGCGAGCGGACGCCTGGGGTGCGGGAGACCGTGCAGGGTGTGCTGGACATGGCCCGTGGGCTGGGGCTTGCTGACCTGCTGACGGACGACAGTGCGCGGCGGCGAGGCATCGTCCGCCAGTGGAGCCGGATCCTCGATCAAGCCCTGCGCGATCCGGGCGTATGA
- a CDS encoding AMP-binding protein — MIVTSEFPPVEVLDVPIHEAVLGRAQEYGDRPAMVDGVTGKELSYAQLDHLTRRVAAGLSELGIRHGDVIALYSPNTILYPVVFYGATRAGATVTTVNALYTADELHKQLLDSKAKLLVTISLFVPVAAAAVDGTDVEQIFVCDQAEGYRSIQELFASTAPEPSVTIDPAVDVAVLPYSSGTTGAAKGVMLTHRNIATNISQAEVMIRLGEDERIIAILPFFHIYGLSVLINLPLRLGATVVVLPKFDLQQFLTTLDEQRITRAFVAPPVVLALAKHPAVDGVDLSALKYVTSAAAPLDGELAEACAKRLGLHAVLQAYGMTELSPGTHAVPQDDPEPPPGAVGKLFPSTELRLVGADGNDAEEGEIWIRGPQVMKGYLGRPAETDATIDADGWLHTGDIGRMDARGYLYVIDRVKELIKYHGYQVPPAELEAVLLTDDRIADAAVIGVDADGNEVPKAFVVPMPGVTLTAEDVIEYVAARVAPYKKIRQVEFIEAVPKAASGKILRRELRAREAARE; from the coding sequence ATGATCGTCACCAGCGAATTCCCGCCCGTCGAGGTGCTCGACGTACCGATCCACGAGGCTGTGCTCGGCAGAGCCCAGGAGTACGGCGACCGCCCGGCGATGGTCGACGGCGTCACCGGTAAGGAGCTCAGCTACGCGCAGCTCGACCACCTGACCCGCCGGGTCGCGGCCGGTCTCTCGGAGCTCGGCATCCGGCACGGCGACGTCATCGCGCTCTACAGCCCGAACACGATCCTCTACCCGGTGGTGTTCTACGGCGCGACGCGCGCCGGCGCGACCGTGACCACGGTGAACGCGCTCTACACCGCGGACGAGCTGCACAAGCAACTGCTCGACTCGAAGGCGAAGTTGCTGGTGACGATTTCGCTGTTCGTGCCGGTCGCGGCCGCGGCGGTCGACGGCACCGACGTCGAGCAGATCTTCGTCTGCGACCAGGCCGAGGGCTACCGCTCGATCCAGGAGCTGTTCGCGTCCACCGCTCCGGAGCCGTCGGTGACGATCGATCCGGCTGTGGACGTCGCGGTGCTGCCCTACTCGAGCGGGACCACCGGCGCGGCGAAGGGCGTGATGCTGACGCATCGCAACATCGCCACGAACATCTCGCAGGCCGAGGTGATGATCCGGCTCGGCGAGGACGAGCGGATCATCGCGATCCTGCCGTTCTTCCACATCTACGGGCTGTCGGTGTTGATAAACCTGCCGCTGCGGCTCGGCGCGACGGTCGTCGTACTGCCGAAATTCGACCTGCAGCAGTTCCTGACCACGCTGGACGAGCAGCGGATCACGCGCGCGTTCGTGGCGCCGCCGGTGGTGCTGGCGCTGGCGAAGCACCCGGCCGTCGACGGCGTGGACCTGTCCGCGCTCAAGTACGTGACGTCGGCCGCGGCGCCCCTGGACGGCGAGCTGGCCGAGGCGTGCGCGAAGCGGCTCGGGTTGCACGCCGTACTGCAGGCCTACGGGATGACGGAGCTGTCGCCGGGTACGCACGCCGTACCGCAGGACGACCCGGAGCCGCCGCCGGGCGCGGTCGGCAAGCTGTTCCCGTCGACCGAGCTCCGATTGGTCGGTGCCGACGGCAACGATGCGGAGGAGGGTGAGATCTGGATCCGCGGGCCGCAGGTGATGAAGGGATACCTCGGCCGGCCGGCGGAGACCGACGCGACGATCGACGCCGACGGGTGGCTGCACACCGGCGACATCGGGCGGATGGACGCACGCGGCTACCTGTACGTGATCGACCGGGTGAAGGAGCTGATCAAGTACCACGGCTATCAGGTGCCGCCCGCGGAACTGGAGGCCGTGCTGCTCACCGACGACCGGATCGCGGACGCGGCCGTCATCGGGGTCGACGCGGACGGCAACGAAGTACCGAAGGCGTTCGTGGTGCCGATGCCCGGTGTGACGCTGACGGCCGAGGACGTGATCGAGTACGTCGCCGCGCGCGTGGCGCCGTACAAGAAGATCCGGCAGGTGGAGTTCATCGAGGCGGTGCCGAAGGCGGCGTCCGGGAAGATCCTGCGGCGCGAGTTGCGGGCCCGCGAGGCCGCGCGTGAGTGA
- a CDS encoding acyl-CoA dehydrogenase family protein: MNDFRDSVRRFMAAEVLPHLDQWERDGELPRELHKKAGALGLLGVGFPEAVGGGGGSLLDAIDVVEEMHFTGGSGGLVASLLTCGIALPHIVAGGNEKQIERWVRPTLSGELIGALAITEPGGGSDVASLRTLARREGDVFVVNGAKTYITSGCRADFVTTAVRTDGPGAQGISLLVIEAGSAGFGVSRKLEKMGWLCSDTAELAFDDVRVPVGNLVGAPGSGFVQLAVNFVAERLTLAVQAYAGAQRALDLTVEWCRQRETFGRPLISRQSVQHTLTEMARRIDVTRVYVHSVAERAVRGEDVIAETCFAKNTAVEAGQWVCDQALQLHGGLGYMREAEVERQYRDQKILAIGGGTTEILTGLASKRLGFSS, from the coding sequence GTGAACGACTTCAGGGATTCCGTACGGCGGTTCATGGCAGCGGAAGTGTTGCCGCACTTGGATCAGTGGGAGCGGGACGGCGAGCTGCCGCGGGAGCTGCACAAGAAGGCGGGCGCTCTCGGATTGCTGGGCGTCGGGTTCCCGGAGGCGGTCGGTGGTGGCGGCGGGTCGTTGCTCGACGCGATCGACGTGGTCGAGGAGATGCATTTCACCGGCGGCTCCGGCGGTCTCGTCGCCTCTCTGTTGACGTGCGGCATCGCGCTTCCGCATATCGTTGCTGGGGGCAATGAAAAGCAGATCGAGCGGTGGGTTCGGCCGACGTTGAGCGGCGAGCTGATCGGCGCGCTGGCGATCACGGAGCCCGGTGGTGGGTCCGATGTGGCGTCTCTTCGTACGCTGGCTCGGCGCGAAGGTGACGTCTTCGTCGTGAACGGTGCGAAGACGTACATCACGTCCGGGTGTCGCGCGGATTTTGTGACCACAGCAGTACGCACTGACGGCCCTGGAGCGCAGGGCATCAGCCTGCTGGTCATCGAAGCGGGTTCGGCCGGGTTCGGGGTTTCCCGGAAGCTGGAGAAGATGGGGTGGCTGTGTTCGGACACGGCCGAGCTGGCGTTCGACGACGTACGGGTGCCGGTGGGCAATCTCGTCGGTGCGCCGGGCTCCGGGTTCGTGCAGCTGGCCGTGAACTTCGTCGCCGAGCGGCTGACGCTGGCGGTGCAGGCGTACGCCGGTGCTCAGCGGGCGCTCGACCTGACCGTCGAGTGGTGCCGGCAGCGGGAGACGTTCGGGCGGCCGTTGATCTCGCGGCAGAGCGTGCAGCACACGCTGACCGAGATGGCGCGGCGGATCGACGTGACGCGGGTCTATGTGCATTCGGTGGCCGAGCGGGCGGTTCGTGGTGAGGACGTGATCGCCGAGACCTGTTTCGCGAAGAACACCGCCGTTGAGGCTGGGCAGTGGGTTTGTGACCAGGCGCTGCAGTTGCACGGCGGCCTCGGCTACATGCGCGAGGCCGAGGTCGAACGCCAGTACCGCGACCAGAAGATCCTCGCCATCGGCGGCGGCACCACCGAGATCCTCACCGGCCTCGCCTCGAAACGACTGGGGTTCAGCTCATGA
- a CDS encoding MFS transporter, which translates to MRRLRPIGLMATGHACVDVYQGCVPALVPFLVAERGLGYVAVSGITLAATLLSSVVQPVFGVLTDRRPLTWLIPVAMTTAGLGIALVGVGEQYWLTWLAAALSGLGVAAYHPEAARMARLVSGGSHVGMSWFSVGGNVGFALAPVLVTPLIAAGGLALTPVLVVPALLGAAITSWAIRSRVAGAVVRTHSAGTDDWPSFLRLSVIMVCRSIVFVGLGTFIALYAGQRVGGGTTTGGIALFVLFAAGALGTLLGGRLATRYGRVRTLRTSYAVAVPAIACLVFVPGPAFFGFLAVTAVAMSVPFSLHVTLGQDFLPGRVGTAGGMTLGLAVSIGGIATPVLGTIAEHTSLRIALSTLIALALCSSLIGYALREPA; encoded by the coding sequence GTGCGGAGACTTCGACCGATCGGACTGATGGCGACGGGCCACGCGTGCGTGGACGTGTACCAGGGCTGTGTTCCCGCGCTCGTTCCGTTCCTCGTCGCCGAGCGCGGCCTCGGGTACGTCGCGGTGTCGGGCATCACGCTGGCGGCGACGCTGCTGTCGTCGGTGGTGCAGCCGGTGTTCGGCGTACTGACCGATCGGCGCCCGCTGACCTGGCTGATCCCGGTCGCGATGACCACTGCGGGCCTCGGCATCGCACTGGTCGGCGTCGGTGAGCAGTACTGGCTGACCTGGCTGGCGGCGGCGCTGTCCGGGCTGGGCGTCGCGGCGTACCACCCGGAAGCGGCGCGGATGGCGCGGCTGGTGAGCGGCGGCAGTCACGTCGGGATGAGCTGGTTCTCCGTCGGCGGGAACGTCGGCTTCGCGCTGGCACCCGTACTCGTGACGCCGCTGATCGCTGCCGGCGGGCTGGCGCTGACGCCGGTGCTCGTCGTACCGGCACTGCTCGGCGCCGCGATCACCTCGTGGGCGATCCGCTCACGCGTCGCCGGTGCCGTCGTCCGCACTCATAGTGCGGGCACCGACGACTGGCCGTCGTTCCTGCGGTTGTCGGTGATCATGGTCTGCCGGTCGATCGTGTTCGTCGGCCTCGGTACCTTCATCGCCCTGTACGCCGGGCAGCGCGTCGGCGGCGGCACGACGACAGGCGGGATCGCCCTCTTCGTGCTGTTCGCGGCCGGCGCGCTCGGCACGCTCCTCGGCGGCCGGCTCGCCACCCGGTACGGCCGGGTCCGCACACTGCGGACGTCGTACGCCGTCGCGGTCCCTGCGATCGCCTGTCTGGTGTTCGTGCCGGGCCCGGCGTTCTTCGGCTTCCTCGCGGTGACGGCGGTCGCGATGTCGGTGCCGTTCTCGCTGCACGTGACGCTCGGCCAGGACTTCCTGCCGGGCCGCGTCGGTACGGCGGGCGGGATGACGCTCGGGCTCGCGGTCAGCATCGGTGGGATCGCCACACCGGTGCTCGGCACGATCGCGGAGCACACGTCGCTGCGCATCGCGCTGAGCACGTTGATCGCGCTGGCGCTGTGCAGCAGCCTGATCGGCTACGCGCTCAGGGAACCTGCCTGA
- a CDS encoding biotin carboxylase N-terminal domain-containing protein — MISSVLVANRGEIARRIFRTARSLGLGTVAVYSTADARMPFVDEADAAVQLVGNTPAETYLRGELIVEAAVRAGADAVHPGYGFLSENAAFAQAVIDAGLTWVGPPVDAISSMGSKIEAKKLMAAAGVPVLAELTPAEVSAADLPVLVKASAGGGGRGMRVVSRLEDLAAEIDAASAEALSAFGDGTVFCERYLATGRHIEVQVMADQHGTIWAVGERECSIQRRHQKVVEEAPSPLVERLPGMRPQLFEAARTAAAAIGYVGAGTVEFLADESGNFYFLEMNTRLQVEHPVTEETTGLDLVELQLIVAAGERLPAEPPPTRGHAIEVRLYAENPQNDWQPQTGTLHRFTLEQGVRVDSGVEDGSEVSAYYDAMLAKVIASGPNRALVARRLAGVLRRAVIHGVGTNRELLAWVLRHPAFLAGDTDTAFFEKHGLGPEVDESVVRVSALAAALADAAARQVRTPVRVPSGWRNLASQPQRKGYRVGDAVYEVEYRLTRDGLVVEGNVVLVDGGPERVVLEVDGVRRTFDVAAYDGLVCVDSALGSVSLTPVERFVDPAHQIAAGSLVAPMPGTVIRVGVGVGDVVKQGQPLLWLEAMKMEHTIASPADGIVSELAVAAGQQVEVGAVLAVVGEEA; from the coding sequence ATGATCTCTTCGGTACTCGTGGCAAACCGGGGCGAGATCGCCCGGCGGATCTTCCGTACTGCGCGCTCCCTCGGGCTGGGGACGGTCGCGGTGTACTCGACGGCTGACGCGCGGATGCCGTTCGTCGACGAGGCCGACGCGGCGGTGCAGCTGGTGGGGAACACGCCTGCGGAGACGTATCTGCGAGGCGAGCTGATCGTCGAGGCGGCGGTGCGGGCGGGGGCGGACGCCGTGCATCCGGGGTACGGGTTCCTGTCCGAGAACGCGGCGTTCGCGCAGGCGGTGATCGACGCGGGACTGACCTGGGTCGGGCCGCCGGTGGACGCGATCTCGTCGATGGGTTCGAAGATCGAGGCGAAGAAGCTGATGGCAGCGGCCGGGGTGCCGGTGCTGGCCGAGCTGACGCCGGCGGAGGTGTCCGCCGCCGACCTGCCGGTGCTGGTGAAGGCGTCGGCCGGTGGTGGCGGGCGCGGGATGCGGGTGGTGTCGCGGCTGGAGGATCTTGCCGCGGAGATCGACGCGGCGTCGGCGGAGGCGTTGTCGGCGTTCGGGGACGGGACGGTGTTCTGCGAGCGGTACCTCGCGACCGGGCGGCACATCGAGGTGCAGGTGATGGCCGACCAGCACGGGACGATCTGGGCCGTCGGCGAACGCGAGTGCTCGATCCAGCGCCGCCACCAGAAGGTCGTCGAGGAGGCGCCGTCGCCGCTGGTCGAACGGCTTCCGGGGATGCGGCCGCAGCTGTTCGAGGCCGCGCGCACAGCGGCCGCGGCGATCGGCTATGTCGGCGCCGGCACGGTCGAGTTCCTCGCCGACGAGTCCGGAAACTTCTACTTCCTCGAGATGAACACCCGCCTCCAGGTAGAGCACCCGGTCACCGAAGAGACCACCGGCCTCGACCTGGTCGAACTCCAGCTCATCGTCGCCGCGGGCGAGCGCCTCCCAGCCGAGCCACCGCCGACACGCGGGCATGCGATCGAGGTACGGCTGTACGCCGAGAACCCGCAGAACGACTGGCAACCGCAGACAGGAACCCTCCACCGCTTCACCCTGGAGCAGGGCGTGCGGGTGGATTCCGGGGTGGAGGACGGGTCCGAGGTTTCGGCGTACTACGACGCGATGTTGGCGAAGGTGATTGCGTCCGGGCCGAATCGGGCGCTGGTTGCGCGCAGGCTGGCCGGGGTGTTGCGGCGGGCGGTGATTCATGGGGTCGGGACCAACCGGGAGTTGCTTGCGTGGGTGCTGCGGCATCCGGCGTTTCTTGCGGGCGACACAGATACAGCGTTCTTCGAGAAGCACGGGCTCGGGCCGGAGGTCGACGAGTCGGTGGTGCGGGTCTCGGCCCTGGCGGCCGCGCTCGCGGATGCCGCCGCGCGGCAGGTGCGTACGCCGGTGCGGGTTCCGAGTGGGTGGCGGAATCTGGCTTCGCAGCCGCAGCGGAAGGGTTACCGGGTTGGCGACGCGGTGTACGAGGTCGAGTATCGACTGACGCGCGACGGGTTGGTTGTTGAGGGCAACGTTGTGCTCGTGGACGGTGGGCCGGAGCGGGTCGTGCTGGAGGTCGACGGCGTACGGCGGACGTTCGACGTGGCGGCGTACGACGGGCTCGTGTGTGTGGACTCGGCGCTCGGGAGTGTGAGTCTCACGCCGGTCGAGCGGTTCGTGGATCCGGCGCATCAAATCGCCGCGGGATCGTTGGTGGCTCCGATGCCGGGCACCGTGATCCGCGTCGGCGTCGGCGTCGGTGACGTGGTGAAGCAAGGGCAGCCGCTGCTCTGGCTGGAGGCGATGAAGATGGAGCACACGATCGCGTCCCCGGCGGACGGCATCGTCAGCGAACTCGCGGTCGCAGCAGGTCAACAGGTCGAGGTCGGCGCCGTACTGGCCGTGGTCGGGGAGGAAGCATGA
- a CDS encoding helix-turn-helix transcriptional regulator: MPEIRQRPANTGRRAIQAGGGIDPHWHDRHQIVYAGRGVLSVTTDAGSWVAPGTLAIWVPAGTVHEHRAYGESVLHTVGLAENPLGLDAPSALVVSPLLRELILTYTSAGEEDPTSPAGEAERLRLRGVLLDQLRRSPQRPTYLPTAQDPRLAAVCDLLREDPADNRTLTELGRVVGASERTLSRLCKADLGMTFPQWRTQLRLHHALRLLAGGESVTRVAHQTGWASTSAFIDTFRRVFGHTPGSRRA; encoded by the coding sequence ATGCCGGAAATCCGCCAACGTCCCGCGAACACCGGCCGCCGCGCCATCCAGGCAGGCGGCGGCATCGACCCGCACTGGCACGACCGGCATCAGATCGTCTACGCCGGGCGCGGCGTGCTGTCGGTCACCACCGACGCCGGCAGTTGGGTCGCCCCGGGCACCCTCGCAATCTGGGTACCGGCCGGCACGGTCCACGAGCACCGCGCGTACGGCGAGTCCGTGTTGCACACGGTCGGCCTCGCTGAGAATCCGCTTGGCCTGGACGCTCCGTCAGCCCTTGTCGTCAGCCCCCTCCTGCGAGAGCTCATCCTCACCTACACGTCCGCCGGTGAAGAAGACCCGACCAGCCCTGCCGGCGAGGCGGAGCGGCTGCGGCTGCGCGGCGTGCTTCTGGACCAGTTGCGGCGATCGCCACAGCGTCCTACCTATCTCCCGACGGCGCAGGACCCACGGCTCGCTGCAGTGTGTGACCTCCTACGAGAGGACCCGGCGGACAACAGAACGCTGACAGAGCTCGGCCGGGTGGTCGGTGCGAGTGAGCGGACCTTGAGCCGGCTGTGCAAGGCCGACCTGGGCATGACCTTCCCGCAGTGGCGCACGCAGCTCAGACTGCACCATGCGCTCCGCCTACTCGCAGGCGGCGAGTCGGTGACCAGGGTGGCGCACCAGACCGGCTGGGCGTCGACCAGTGCGTTCATCGACACCTTCCGGCGGGTGTTCGGTCATACGCCCGGATCGCGCAGGGCTTGA
- a CDS encoding acyl-CoA dehydrogenase family protein, giving the protein MNFVESEERRELRKVVAELGRKYGYQWFNQQARTGGYTTELWLEAGKLGYLGVNLPEQYGGGGGGMADLSIVLEELGAAGCPLLMMVVSPSICGTVISRFGTDDQKQRWLPGLADGTTIMAFAITEPDAGSNSHQITTTARRTDDGWSLTGRKVFISGLDVAKAVLVVGRTEDARTGKLKPALFIVPTDAPGVEFQQIEMDLISPDKQYNLFLDDVQLPREALVGSEDAALMQLFAGLNPERIMASAFALGIARHALDKATAYVKERQVWKHPIGAHQGIAHPLAQVKIELELARLMMQKAAALYDAGEDLAAGEAANMAKYAAGEVAVRATDQAVQSLGGNGMTVEYGVASLVAAARATRIAPVSREMILNFVAQHSLGLPKSY; this is encoded by the coding sequence ATGAACTTCGTGGAGTCCGAGGAACGGCGCGAACTGCGCAAGGTCGTCGCCGAACTGGGCCGCAAGTACGGCTACCAGTGGTTCAACCAGCAGGCGCGCACCGGCGGCTACACCACCGAGTTGTGGCTGGAGGCGGGCAAGCTCGGCTACCTCGGCGTGAACCTCCCCGAGCAGTACGGCGGCGGAGGCGGCGGCATGGCCGACCTGTCGATCGTGCTGGAGGAGCTCGGCGCCGCCGGCTGCCCGCTGCTGATGATGGTCGTGTCCCCGTCGATCTGCGGCACCGTGATCTCGCGCTTCGGCACCGACGACCAGAAGCAGCGCTGGCTGCCCGGCCTCGCCGACGGCACGACGATCATGGCGTTCGCAATCACCGAACCGGACGCCGGCTCGAACTCGCACCAGATCACCACCACCGCCCGCCGTACCGACGACGGCTGGTCGCTCACCGGCCGCAAGGTCTTCATCTCCGGACTCGACGTCGCGAAGGCGGTCCTGGTCGTCGGCCGCACCGAAGACGCCCGCACCGGCAAGCTCAAGCCGGCGCTGTTCATCGTCCCGACCGACGCACCCGGTGTGGAGTTCCAGCAGATCGAGATGGACCTGATCAGCCCGGACAAGCAGTACAACCTGTTCCTGGACGACGTACAGCTCCCGCGGGAGGCGCTCGTCGGCTCCGAGGACGCCGCGCTCATGCAGTTGTTCGCCGGCCTGAACCCCGAACGGATCATGGCGTCCGCGTTCGCCCTCGGCATCGCGCGGCACGCGCTCGACAAGGCGACGGCGTACGTCAAGGAACGCCAGGTCTGGAAGCACCCGATCGGCGCCCACCAGGGCATCGCGCACCCGCTGGCGCAGGTCAAGATCGAGCTCGAACTGGCCCGCCTGATGATGCAGAAGGCCGCGGCCCTGTACGACGCCGGCGAGGACCTCGCGGCGGGCGAGGCCGCGAACATGGCGAAGTACGCCGCCGGAGAGGTCGCCGTACGGGCCACCGATCAGGCCGTGCAATCGCTCGGCGGCAACGGTATGACGGTCGAGTACGGCGTCGCGTCGCTCGTCGCCGCGGCCCGCGCCACCCGGATCGCGCCGGTCAGCCGGGAGATGATCCTGAACTTCGTCGCACAGCACAGTCTCGGGTTGCCGAAGTCTTACTAA
- a CDS encoding carboxyl transferase domain-containing protein: MSNREAMLEKLAALDVEHAKALAGGGPKYVDRHHQRGKLLVRERIELLLDPDSYFLELSPLAGWGSDFTVGASLVTGIGVVEGVECLITANDPTVKGGASNPWTLKKALRADEIARANRLPVISLVESGGADLPTQKEIFIPGGAMFRNLTRLSAEGIPTIALVFGNSTAGGAYIPGMSDHVVMVDGGAKVFLAGPPLVKMATGEDADDESLGGAAMHARQSGLADYFAVDEQDAIRLGRQIVSRLNWRKLGPPPAPVYDEPRFDADELLDIVPGDLKIPFDPRDVIARVVDGSVFDEFKPLYGSSLATGWASVHGYPVGILANARGVLFSEESQKAAQFIQLANRANTPLIFLHNTTGYMVGQEYEQGGIIKHGAQMINAVSNSRVPHVSILMGASYGAGHYGMCGRAFDPRFLFAWPSAKSAVMGPQQLAGVLSIVARAAAEAKGQPYDEQADQQMRAYVEGQIEAESLPLFLSGRLYDDGVIDPRDTRTVLGICLSAIHSAPVEGTSNFGVFRM; this comes from the coding sequence ATGAGCAACCGTGAGGCGATGCTGGAGAAGCTCGCCGCTCTCGACGTCGAGCACGCGAAGGCGCTCGCCGGCGGCGGGCCGAAGTACGTCGATCGGCACCACCAGCGCGGCAAGCTGCTGGTCCGGGAGCGGATCGAGCTGCTGCTCGACCCCGACTCGTACTTCCTCGAGCTGTCGCCGCTGGCCGGCTGGGGATCGGACTTCACGGTCGGCGCCAGCCTGGTCACGGGCATCGGCGTGGTCGAGGGCGTCGAGTGCCTGATCACCGCGAACGACCCGACCGTCAAGGGCGGCGCCAGCAACCCCTGGACCTTGAAGAAGGCGCTGCGGGCCGACGAGATCGCGCGCGCGAACCGGCTGCCGGTGATCAGCCTGGTCGAGTCCGGCGGCGCGGACCTGCCGACCCAGAAGGAGATCTTCATCCCCGGCGGTGCGATGTTCCGGAACCTCACCCGACTGTCCGCCGAGGGGATCCCGACGATCGCGCTGGTGTTCGGCAACTCGACTGCGGGCGGCGCGTACATCCCGGGCATGAGCGACCACGTGGTGATGGTCGACGGCGGCGCCAAGGTGTTCCTGGCCGGGCCGCCGCTGGTGAAGATGGCGACCGGTGAGGACGCGGACGACGAGTCGCTCGGCGGTGCCGCGATGCACGCCCGGCAGTCCGGGCTCGCCGACTACTTCGCGGTCGACGAGCAGGACGCGATCCGGCTCGGACGGCAGATCGTGTCCCGGCTCAACTGGCGCAAGCTCGGCCCGCCGCCCGCTCCGGTGTACGACGAACCGCGGTTCGACGCGGACGAACTGCTGGACATCGTGCCGGGGGACCTGAAGATCCCCTTCGATCCGCGGGACGTGATCGCCCGCGTGGTGGACGGGTCGGTGTTCGACGAGTTCAAGCCGCTGTACGGCTCGTCGCTGGCGACCGGGTGGGCGTCGGTGCACGGGTACCCGGTCGGGATCCTGGCGAACGCGCGCGGCGTGCTGTTCAGCGAGGAGTCGCAGAAGGCGGCGCAGTTCATCCAGCTGGCGAACCGCGCGAACACGCCGTTGATCTTCCTGCACAACACGACCGGCTACATGGTCGGGCAGGAGTACGAGCAGGGCGGGATCATCAAGCACGGCGCGCAGATGATCAACGCGGTCTCGAACTCGCGCGTGCCGCACGTCTCGATCCTGATGGGGGCGTCGTACGGCGCCGGGCACTACGGGATGTGCGGGCGGGCGTTCGATCCGCGGTTCCTGTTCGCGTGGCCGTCGGCGAAGTCCGCGGTGATGGGGCCACAGCAGCTCGCCGGGGTGCTGTCGATCGTCGCGCGGGCGGCCGCGGAGGCGAAGGGGCAGCCGTACGACGAGCAGGCCGACCAGCAGATGCGGGCGTACGTCGAGGGGCAGATCGAGGCGGAGTCGCTGCCGCTGTTCCTGTCCGGGCGGTTGTACGACGACGGCGTGATCGATCCGCGCGACACCCGGACCGTGCTGGGCATCTGTCTGTCCGCGATCCACTCCGCCCCCGTCGAAGGTACGTCGAACTTCGGCGTCTTCAGGATGTGA